AAGCAGCATTAGCATTTTCAAAATATTCAGTACCAAAGATGGAACTTCTCAAGGCTTGTTGGGACAAAGAATGGCTACTAATCAAGAGAAATTCAGTGGTTTTTGTTTCCAAAACAATCCAACTTATCATAGTTGCAGTTATTGCATCCACAGTGTTCATAAAGCCAAGAATGCACACAAGAAATGAAGAAGATGGAGCACTTTATATTGGTGCACTTTTATTCACAATGATCATAAACATGTTCAATGGTTTTGCTGAACTTACACTTATGATCACAAGACTTCCTGTGTTTTTCAAGCAAAGAGACCTTCTTTTTCACCCTGCTTGGACTTTCACTCTTCCAACTTTTCTGCTGACTTTGCCTATGTCTGTCATTGAGTCTCTTGTTTGGGTTGTTATTACCTATTTTTCTATTGGGTTGGCACCTCAAGCTGTAAGGTTTTTCAAGCATCTTCTGCTTGTATTTCTCACTCAACAAATGGCTGCTGGGATCTTTAGAGTCATTGCTGGAGTTTGCAGGACTATGATCATTGCTAACACTGGTGGAgtgctcattcttcttcttatttTCTTGCTTGGAGGCTTCATCCTTCCTAAAGGTTAGCTTCAAATCAGAAAAACCTTATATAGGGGTCAAAATCGTGTCTTGTCAATCGGGTTGTCTCTGTAGTGTCTGAAATTAATAAAGAGTTGCTATAATTGGTGACAGGTCAAATACCAAACTGGTGGGAGTGGGCTTACTGGATTTCGCCCATGAGTTACGGCTACAATGCCTTTGCTGTTAATGAAATGTATGCTCCAAGATGGATGGACAAACTGGTATGTCTCCTAACCACAGATTGCAGTTTCAGAATTGTGGAATTTGAATTTGATATACTAATTATGAATACTTGGATGGCATTTAAATTTTGCAGGGTTCAGATGGTAATACTAGTTTAGGCATATCAGTTCTGAAAGGCTTTGATGTTTTCCAAAACAAGGATTGGTATTGGATTGGTGCTGCTGCCCTTCTAGGATTTACAGTTCTCTTCAATGTCCTCTTCACCTTTGCCCTCATGTTCTTAGCTCGTAAGTAATAATAATAGCGGTGTCAAAATGAGTATTCATGTAGTAATCCTGTTATATATGCCACATGATTAATCTTTGTGTTCTTTGAGGTTGCTGATTAATCTTTGCTTGATGTGTTAATGTAGCTCCTGGAAAGAAACAAGCAGTGATTTCTGAGGAAACAGCAAAAGAAATGGAAGGTGAAGAAGACTCAAAAGGCCAACCAAGATTAAGAATGAATGCGTCTCAAAGAAATGCATTCTCTCCATCATTATCATCTGCTGATGGAAACAATACAAGTAATTTCCGATACCCAAATTATTCATGTTCTTACACATTTTAGATCATAGTTTAAGTTTCTGACAAGACTTGAAACTGAAATATCATCTCAGCTGAAATGGCGATGCATAGAATGAGTAGCCGATCAAATCCTAATGGACTAAGCAGGAATGCTGATTTAACTCTTGAGGCAGCAAATGGTGTTGCTCCTAAGAGAGGAATGGTTCTTCCTTTCACTCCCTTAGCCATGTCTTTTGACAGTGTGAAGTATTACGTCGACATGCCTGCAGTAAGATTAATGATCCCTTCTGATTTCCAGGTCCTCTTTTTTCTGCAATGTGTATCTAATGTAATTGATGTTAACAGGAAATGAAGCAGCAAGGTGTTTCAGATGACAGGCTTCAATTACTCCGGGAAGTAACAGGAGCATTCAGGCCTGGAGTTCTAACAGCTTTGATGGGAGTCAGTGGAGCTGGAAAGACAACTTTAATGGATGTTTTAGCAGGAAGGAAAACAGGCGGATACATCGAAGGCGATGTTCGAATTTCAGGATTCCTGAAGAAGCAAGAAACATTTGCTAGAATTTCAGGATATTGTGAACAGAATGATATTCATTCACCTCAAGTCACTGTTAGAGAATCCTTGATCTACTCAGCATTCCTCAGGCTACCAAAAGAAGTCAGCAAAGAGGAAAAGATGGTAAGTTTATCAATTAATTACTAGTTTTTTTCTAAGCAATACTTATGTAATGCTGAAATTAACAAGGGGTTTTCGGTTTTTCAGATTTTTGTTGATCAAGTAATGGAGTTAGTGGAGCTAGACAATCTCAAGGATGCTATAGTTGGGCTTCAAGGTGTTACAGGATTGTCAACAGAACAGAGAAAAAGATTGACAATTGCAGTTGAACTTGTTGCTAATCCTTCAATCATTTTCATGGATGAACCAACTTCTGGTCTGGATGCAAGAGCAGCTGCTATTGTTATGAGAACTGTTCGAAACACGGTCGATACAGGAAGAACTGTTGTCTGTACTATCCATCAACCGAGCATTGACATCTTCGAAGCCTTCGACGAGTTGTTATTGATGAAGAGAGGAGGACAAGTTATTTACTCAGGACCATTAGGCCAGAACTCACACAAGATTGTTGAATACTTTGAGGCAATCCCAGGAGTTCCTAAAATCAAAGACAAGTACAATCCAGCAACATGGATGCTTGAAGTAAGCTCCATAGCAGCTGAAATTCGTCTTGGAATGGACTTTGCAGATCATTACAAGTCATCAGCCTTGCACCAGTAAGTCAGGAATCAAATTACATTTACAATTTTCATTAACATCATATGCAACTTTCGCCTAATTCGTACACCGAAATATGGTTTGAGCAGGAGAAACAAGGCATTAGTGCACGAATTGAGCACGCCACCGCAAGGGGCGAAAGACCTTCACTTTACCTCTCAATACTCTCAAAATTCATGGGGGCAATTCAAGTCTTGCCTGTGGAAACAATGGTGGACTTATTGGAGAAGTCCTGAGTATAACCTTGTTAGATATTGCTTCACTTTGTTTGCTGCTGTTATGGTTGGAACTATATTCTGGAAAGTTGGAACTAAAAAGTAAGTAAACTTGATAAACCAAACAACTCCTTAATTCGTTTTCTATCCGAATATTTCGTCTAACAGAAACATTCTGTGAATTCAGGGACACAACAGGTGATCTTAGCACAATCATAGGAGCAATGTATGCTGCTGTTTTATTCATTGGTATCAATAACTGCTCAACAGTACAACCTGTAATCTCAATTGAAAGAACTGTGTTTTACCGCGAAAGAGCTGCCGGAATGTACTCAGCACTACCTTATGCAGTAGCACAGGTAACAACATCATCAAAATGCAGCTAAAGATTTTAACTTTTTATCTGAATTTTCAAGAATAAAGGACTAATTGGGTGaaaaaatatgttttctttCTTTGCAGATGGTCTGTGAATTACCTTATGTGTTTTTTCAAACAACATACTATACACTAATTGTGTATGCTATGGTTGCCTTTGAATGGACAGCAGCAAAATTCTTCTGGTTCTTCTTTATTTCATTCTTCTCATTCCTCTACTTCACATACTATGGTATGATGACCGTTGCCGTCACTCCGAATCTTCAAGTTGCATCAATCTTTGCAGCAACATTCTATGCACTCTTCAACCTCTTCTCCGGCTTCTTCATTCCCCGACctgtaagcatcaatttctcattcatcttTATCTTTCAACTCGGTATTTCGGTCAAATCAGTCTAATGTATAGTAATATTTAATTTACTAACTAAGGTTTGATGAAAAATTGCAGAGAATTCCAAAATGGTGGGTATGGTACTACTGGA
The window above is part of the Euphorbia lathyris chromosome 3, ddEupLath1.1, whole genome shotgun sequence genome. Proteins encoded here:
- the LOC136222424 gene encoding ABC transporter G family member 36-like, whose product is MQKMDGMGASRRASHGHGHGGMSRSVSRSISRSFSKSMEDVFAGGSRQSRRSSRHAEEDEEALKWAAIEKLPTYDRLRTTIMKSFIDENQVDSVHKEIDVRKLDLNDKQKFIDKIFKVAEEDNEKFLSKFRQRIDKVGIKLPTVEVRYEHLTIEADCQIGSRALPTLPNAARNIAESALSLLGINLSKTTKLTILKDASGILKPARMTLLLGPPSSGKTTLLLALAGKLDSSLKVSGEITYNGYKLKEFVPRKTSAYISQNDVHVGVMTVKETLDFSARCQGVGTRYDLLSELSRREKEAGIFPEAEVDLFMKATAVKGAETNMFTDYTLKLLGLDICKDTIVGDEMIRGISGGQKKRVTTGEMIVGPTKTLFMDEISTGLDSSTTFQIVKCMQQIAHLNEATVLMSLLQPAPETFDLFDDVLLLSEGKIVYQGPRQHVVEFFQSCGFRCPDRKGTADFLQEVTSKKDQEQYWADKVRPYRYISVPEFCERFKKFHVGMQLENELSVPFDKSQGHKAALAFSKYSVPKMELLKACWDKEWLLIKRNSVVFVSKTIQLIIVAVIASTVFIKPRMHTRNEEDGALYIGALLFTMIINMFNGFAELTLMITRLPVFFKQRDLLFHPAWTFTLPTFLLTLPMSVIESLVWVVITYFSIGLAPQAVRFFKHLLLVFLTQQMAAGIFRVIAGVCRTMIIANTGGVLILLLIFLLGGFILPKGQIPNWWEWAYWISPMSYGYNAFAVNEMYAPRWMDKLGSDGNTSLGISVLKGFDVFQNKDWYWIGAAALLGFTVLFNVLFTFALMFLAPPGKKQAVISEETAKEMEGEEDSKGQPRLRMNASQRNAFSPSLSSADGNNTTEMAMHRMSSRSNPNGLSRNADLTLEAANGVAPKRGMVLPFTPLAMSFDSVKYYVDMPAEMKQQGVSDDRLQLLREVTGAFRPGVLTALMGVSGAGKTTLMDVLAGRKTGGYIEGDVRISGFLKKQETFARISGYCEQNDIHSPQVTVRESLIYSAFLRLPKEVSKEEKMIFVDQVMELVELDNLKDAIVGLQGVTGLSTEQRKRLTIAVELVANPSIIFMDEPTSGLDARAAAIVMRTVRNTVDTGRTVVCTIHQPSIDIFEAFDELLLMKRGGQVIYSGPLGQNSHKIVEYFEAIPGVPKIKDKYNPATWMLEVSSIAAEIRLGMDFADHYKSSALHQRNKALVHELSTPPQGAKDLHFTSQYSQNSWGQFKSCLWKQWWTYWRSPEYNLVRYCFTLFAAVMVGTIFWKVGTKKDTTGDLSTIIGAMYAAVLFIGINNCSTVQPVISIERTVFYRERAAGMYSALPYAVAQMVCELPYVFFQTTYYTLIVYAMVAFEWTAAKFFWFFFISFFSFLYFTYYGMMTVAVTPNLQVASIFAATFYALFNLFSGFFIPRPRIPKWWVWYYWICPVAWTVYGLIVSQYHDVEDIITGPGIAPNTTINGYIKDHYGYEPDFMAPVAVVLVGFTVFFAFIYAYAIRTLNFQSR